One genomic window of Corynebacterium pseudotuberculosis includes the following:
- a CDS encoding MFS transporter — translation MAAAFAAFSLMLPVIPLAVIAGGGSDALAGATTAVFMAVTVLTQLCTNAALMRFGYRKVMVVAALLLGIPALWYVVAMDPVSVLVVAGIRGVGFGALCVAEYALVGQLVPPGKLGKASGILGLFVGGAQMVCLPLGLLLVDAGIGFNTVFIVGGFAALIAGVMAFAIPNVDPGQPAETEVWTEEDDARELVKNRRNKVISVAREQAIKVAKHTVPARARRQIRQRIHRRPRTKGLIVTVVPAVALASVSMGYGAVSSFLPASVRETDPVLGATIAGVMLSVVGGAQMIFRYISGALADKLQRPGTTMIPGLFLSSMGLIGIVIVLIQGWSALWLIFTALLFGAGFGLVQNEALLEMFLRVPRGKLAQASTVWNASFDTGTGIGAIILGIVATTHGYSAAFAGGSVLVSIGLATEIGDRILRKRGKRRALA, via the coding sequence GTGGCCGCAGCTTTTGCTGCCTTTTCGCTCATGCTTCCGGTGATCCCATTGGCGGTTATCGCAGGTGGGGGATCGGATGCGTTAGCAGGTGCCACCACAGCTGTATTTATGGCGGTTACCGTGTTAACTCAACTGTGTACAAACGCAGCATTAATGCGTTTCGGGTATCGCAAAGTGATGGTGGTTGCTGCGTTGCTTTTGGGTATCCCCGCCCTTTGGTACGTCGTAGCAATGGATCCTGTCTCAGTACTTGTGGTTGCTGGCATACGCGGCGTGGGGTTTGGGGCTTTATGCGTTGCAGAATATGCATTGGTGGGCCAACTAGTGCCGCCGGGAAAACTTGGTAAAGCTTCTGGAATTCTCGGGTTGTTTGTTGGCGGTGCCCAGATGGTATGTCTTCCGTTGGGGCTATTGCTTGTCGACGCCGGCATCGGCTTCAACACAGTATTCATTGTAGGCGGATTCGCTGCCCTTATTGCGGGCGTGATGGCCTTTGCTATCCCCAATGTAGACCCTGGACAACCTGCTGAAACCGAAGTGTGGACTGAAGAGGATGATGCCCGAGAGCTGGTCAAAAACCGTCGCAACAAAGTGATAAGCGTGGCTCGGGAACAAGCGATCAAAGTGGCCAAGCATACAGTGCCTGCGCGGGCCCGCCGGCAGATTCGTCAGCGCATTCATCGCAGACCGCGAACCAAAGGCTTAATAGTCACTGTGGTGCCTGCGGTGGCATTGGCTAGTGTTTCTATGGGCTACGGAGCAGTATCTAGCTTTCTTCCAGCATCGGTGAGAGAAACGGATCCAGTTCTTGGCGCAACCATCGCAGGAGTCATGCTATCTGTTGTCGGTGGTGCACAGATGATTTTTCGTTATATATCAGGGGCGCTTGCCGATAAGCTACAGCGTCCTGGTACCACGATGATTCCTGGTCTGTTTTTATCTTCTATGGGATTAATCGGCATCGTAATAGTACTTATACAGGGCTGGTCTGCGTTATGGCTGATTTTTACCGCCTTATTGTTTGGCGCGGGTTTTGGGCTGGTGCAAAATGAGGCGCTTTTGGAAATGTTTCTCCGGGTTCCTCGCGGAAAATTAGCTCAAGCTTCAACCGTCTGGAATGCCTCGTTTGATACTGGCACTGGTATCGGGGCAATCATCTTGGGGATCGTGGCCACAACACATGGTTACAGTGCGGCCTTTGCTGGTGGTTCTGTTTTGGTGAGCATCGGGTTGGCCACTGAGATAGGGGATCGAATCCTCCGAAAGAGGGGTAAGCGTCGAGCACTTGCATAG
- the lgt gene encoding prolipoprotein diacylglyceryl transferase, protein MLAGIPIRAYALCIITGFIIAVWIGSKRYVKRGGNSDVVVDAAIVAMISGVIGGRLYHVITDHQKYFCDDCNPIDVFKITNGGLGIWGAVFLGTVCVYFYLRAKHVSFAPFADAMAPGIVLAQGIGRLGNWFNQELYGAETSVPWALEIYYRVDADGKFAPLTGHSNGEVIATVHPTFLYELIWNVLVFLFLLWADKKFSLNRGRIFALYVAGYTLGRFFIETMRVDEATHLFGLRINIIVSAVVFALSVIVFIVLSRKERSTGEENAKVAVESQDSSKLQSS, encoded by the coding sequence ATGCTAGCCGGGATACCTATTCGTGCGTATGCACTGTGCATCATTACTGGGTTCATTATTGCTGTGTGGATAGGCTCCAAGAGATACGTTAAACGCGGGGGCAACTCAGACGTGGTGGTTGATGCCGCGATCGTAGCGATGATCTCTGGTGTGATCGGTGGACGCCTCTACCATGTGATAACGGATCACCAGAAGTATTTTTGTGATGATTGCAATCCGATTGATGTATTCAAGATTACTAACGGTGGTCTCGGTATTTGGGGCGCGGTCTTCCTAGGGACAGTCTGTGTCTATTTTTATCTAAGAGCAAAGCATGTTTCTTTTGCGCCTTTTGCTGACGCGATGGCTCCCGGCATTGTTTTAGCACAGGGGATCGGCAGACTGGGCAACTGGTTTAATCAAGAGCTGTATGGGGCGGAAACATCTGTGCCATGGGCACTAGAAATTTATTATCGAGTGGACGCCGACGGAAAATTTGCTCCTCTTACCGGACACTCGAACGGCGAAGTTATCGCAACTGTTCATCCGACATTTCTTTATGAATTGATATGGAATGTTCTGGTCTTCTTGTTCTTGCTATGGGCAGATAAGAAGTTCTCCCTCAACCGTGGTCGGATATTTGCCTTGTATGTTGCAGGCTATACCTTAGGCCGATTCTTCATTGAAACCATGCGTGTGGATGAAGCAACGCATCTTTTCGGCCTACGCATCAATATCATTGTTTCTGCTGTGGTCTTTGCTCTCTCAGTTATCGTTTTTATTGTGTTGTCGCGGAAAGAACGAAGCACAGGGGAAGAAAACGCCAAAGTAGCTGTTGAATCGCAGGATTCTAGTAAATTACAAAGTTCCTAA
- the pyk gene encoding pyruvate kinase: protein MERRTKIVCTLGPAVASEDGILRLVQDGMNVARMNMSHGDHSDHEKNYKWVREATDKTGKAVGILADLQGPKIRLGRFVEGATVWANGEIVRITVEDVEGTHDRVSTTYKNLAKDAKPGDRLLVDDGKVALRCVGVEGNDVVCEVIEGGPVSNNKGVSLPGMDISVPALSEKDIDDLRFAINLGVDIIALSFVRSPADVELVHAIMDEEGRRCPVIAKLEKPEAMDALESIVLAFDGIMIARGDLGVECPLEQVPLFQKRAIQIARENAKPVIVATQMLDSMIENMRPTRAEASDVANAVLDGADAVMLSGETSVGIDPHNVVRTMSRIVSYAETDGKVPDLAHIPRTKRGVMSYSARDIAERLNAKALVAFTSSGDTAKRVARLHSRLPLLVFTPNQAVRSQLALTWGVETFLTPEVKDTDDMMKQIDDQLLGMEAYHRDDMIVLVAGTPPGISGNTNMIHVHLLGEKTHV from the coding sequence ATGGAACGTCGCACAAAAATTGTTTGTACTCTTGGCCCAGCAGTGGCCAGTGAAGATGGAATCCTGCGCTTAGTTCAGGATGGCATGAACGTCGCCCGAATGAACATGTCACATGGTGATCATTCGGACCACGAGAAAAACTATAAGTGGGTACGGGAAGCAACCGATAAAACAGGTAAAGCAGTCGGTATTCTCGCTGACCTTCAGGGGCCGAAGATTCGCCTCGGGCGGTTTGTCGAGGGTGCAACTGTGTGGGCAAATGGAGAGATTGTTCGCATTACGGTTGAAGACGTTGAAGGAACCCATGATCGTGTTTCTACGACGTATAAGAATCTAGCCAAAGACGCTAAGCCCGGCGATCGTTTGCTTGTCGACGATGGCAAGGTAGCACTGCGCTGCGTAGGCGTTGAAGGCAACGATGTTGTTTGCGAAGTTATTGAAGGCGGCCCTGTCTCCAATAACAAGGGAGTTTCTCTTCCCGGAATGGATATTTCGGTTCCGGCGCTATCGGAGAAAGATATTGATGATCTGCGCTTTGCCATCAACCTTGGCGTTGACATCATCGCTTTGTCTTTTGTTCGCTCGCCAGCGGATGTTGAGCTCGTCCATGCGATTATGGATGAAGAGGGACGTCGATGCCCCGTTATCGCCAAGTTGGAAAAGCCTGAGGCGATGGATGCCCTGGAATCGATCGTCTTGGCATTTGACGGCATTATGATTGCGCGTGGCGATCTTGGTGTGGAGTGTCCGCTTGAGCAGGTACCGCTCTTCCAAAAGCGTGCAATTCAGATTGCTCGCGAGAATGCAAAGCCAGTCATCGTGGCTACGCAGATGCTTGATTCCATGATCGAAAATATGCGTCCGACTCGCGCCGAGGCTTCAGACGTGGCTAATGCCGTCCTTGACGGAGCCGATGCCGTGATGCTCTCCGGTGAAACCTCTGTGGGAATCGATCCTCATAATGTTGTTCGTACGATGTCTCGTATCGTTTCTTATGCTGAAACTGATGGAAAAGTGCCTGATTTAGCGCATATCCCTCGTACTAAGCGTGGAGTGATGTCTTATTCCGCACGAGACATTGCTGAGCGTCTTAATGCTAAGGCTCTGGTTGCTTTCACCTCCTCGGGAGACACCGCTAAGCGTGTTGCTCGTTTGCACTCGCGGCTTCCGTTACTGGTCTTTACACCAAACCAGGCAGTTCGTTCGCAGTTGGCTTTGACCTGGGGAGTAGAGACATTTTTGACCCCCGAGGTTAAAGATACTGATGACATGATGAAGCAGATTGATGACCAGCTCTTGGGTATGGAGGCTTATCATCGTGATGACATGATTGTGCTTGTCGCCGGTACCCCTCCGGGAATTTCCGGTAATACCAACATGATTCATGTGCACTTGTTGGGCGAGAAAACGCATGTATAA
- a CDS encoding inositol monophosphatase family protein: MSDVRELYHIAEAILDDAERMFIHGLGADPALIKERGDFATEYDIRIEQHLRRTLTQMTGIQVYGEECGGNQGTPMWVVDPIDGTANYAAGNPMCSILISLVVDFQPVLGLTSVPATGQRFGAFEGSPLYMNGRPQRPLEDAPRVAAHLGFSSISSPVQSSFPTEVRQGLLGVLAETYLRPRITGSVGIDLAYSAAGIFDASLSLSPNIWDNAAGVMLVRAAGGKVTDLDGGEWTPASQGVVAGSARSHALLLRAIDQFR; this comes from the coding sequence ATGAGCGATGTGCGCGAGCTGTATCACATTGCCGAGGCAATTCTTGATGATGCAGAAAGAATGTTTATCCATGGCCTAGGTGCGGACCCTGCTTTAATAAAAGAGCGAGGGGACTTTGCCACTGAATATGACATTCGAATTGAACAGCATCTACGCCGGACACTAACCCAAATGACCGGAATCCAGGTTTATGGAGAAGAATGTGGTGGCAACCAGGGGACACCCATGTGGGTTGTCGATCCCATTGATGGCACCGCTAATTATGCTGCAGGAAATCCGATGTGTTCGATTCTTATTAGCCTCGTCGTGGACTTCCAGCCTGTCCTTGGACTGACTAGCGTTCCCGCAACCGGACAACGCTTTGGCGCGTTTGAAGGCTCACCTTTGTACATGAATGGTCGGCCGCAACGCCCTCTAGAAGATGCACCACGCGTAGCTGCGCATCTGGGTTTTTCTTCTATATCTTCGCCTGTGCAATCGAGTTTCCCCACGGAGGTGCGCCAGGGATTGCTAGGAGTGCTGGCCGAAACATATTTACGCCCGCGTATTACCGGCTCTGTAGGTATCGACCTAGCTTATTCCGCTGCAGGGATTTTCGATGCTTCCTTGTCCCTTAGCCCCAACATATGGGATAACGCGGCTGGCGTAATGCTGGTTCGTGCAGCCGGAGGGAAAGTAACGGATCTTGATGGTGGGGAGTGGACTCCAGCCTCACAAGGGGTAGTCGCAGGCTCTGCTCGCTCCCATGCTTTGTTGCTACGAGCCATTGATCAGTTTCGTTAA
- the hisH gene encoding imidazole glycerol phosphate synthase subunit HisH, whose amino-acid sequence MKKVALLDYGSGNLRSAQRALERVGAEVTVTSDPEIVLNADGLLVPGVGAFAACMKGLREIQGDRMIGQRLAGGRPVMGICVGMQIMFEQGIEHGIQAQGCGEWPGTVEKLQAKVLPHMGWNTVDMEKESELFSGLDNSTRFYFVHSYGVRNWEFEGDGLTQAPLVTWASHDADRFVAAVENGPLWATQFHPEKSGDAGAHLLENWLRTL is encoded by the coding sequence ATGAAGAAAGTGGCGCTGCTTGACTATGGTTCAGGGAATCTTCGCTCAGCTCAACGGGCGCTTGAACGCGTAGGTGCGGAAGTAACCGTAACTAGTGATCCAGAGATAGTCCTTAATGCTGATGGGCTTTTAGTACCAGGAGTAGGGGCCTTTGCCGCTTGTATGAAAGGTCTGCGAGAAATCCAGGGAGACCGGATGATCGGACAACGGCTAGCCGGTGGGCGTCCAGTCATGGGAATCTGCGTGGGAATGCAGATCATGTTTGAGCAAGGTATTGAGCATGGCATACAGGCGCAAGGCTGCGGGGAGTGGCCAGGGACTGTGGAAAAACTTCAGGCGAAAGTACTGCCGCATATGGGATGGAATACCGTAGATATGGAAAAAGAAAGCGAACTTTTTTCCGGGTTGGACAACTCAACGCGTTTTTATTTTGTGCATTCCTATGGAGTGAGAAACTGGGAGTTTGAGGGGGATGGCTTAACACAGGCGCCACTAGTTACGTGGGCGAGTCATGACGCAGACCGCTTTGTAGCAGCCGTAGAAAATGGCCCGCTATGGGCCACGCAGTTTCACCCGGAGAAGTCTGGCGATGCCGGTGCTCATTTGTTAGAGAACTGGTTGAGAACTCTCTGA
- the hisF gene encoding imidazole glycerol phosphate synthase subunit HisF: MPVAVRVIPCLDVDNGRVVKGVNFAGLKDAGDPVELAARYDAEGADELTFLDVSASKDGRGTMLDVVRKTADQVFIPLTVGGGVRSAEDVDQLLRAGADKVSINTSAIARLELIRELSQRFGAQCIVLSVDARRIPKGGTPQPSGFEVTTHGGSKSAGIDAVQWARQGQELGAGEILLNSMDGDGTKQGFDIELLTLVRSTVSIPVIASGGAGAAEHFPPAVAAGADAVLAASIFHFGEVTIPEVKAAIARDGFQVRECSIPNK, encoded by the coding sequence ATGCCGGTAGCAGTGCGAGTTATCCCTTGTTTAGACGTTGACAATGGGCGTGTGGTCAAGGGCGTGAATTTTGCCGGATTGAAAGACGCAGGAGACCCAGTCGAGCTTGCTGCGCGGTATGATGCAGAAGGCGCTGATGAGCTCACCTTCCTGGATGTTTCGGCGTCCAAAGATGGACGAGGAACCATGCTTGACGTGGTCAGAAAAACTGCGGATCAAGTTTTTATCCCGCTTACAGTGGGCGGAGGTGTCCGAAGCGCGGAGGACGTGGATCAACTCTTAAGGGCAGGGGCGGACAAAGTAAGCATCAACACATCTGCCATTGCACGTCTCGAACTGATTCGTGAGCTCTCCCAGCGATTCGGTGCACAATGCATTGTGCTTAGCGTAGATGCACGCCGTATTCCTAAAGGCGGAACCCCACAGCCCTCTGGTTTTGAGGTGACAACCCATGGTGGCAGTAAATCCGCTGGTATTGATGCTGTGCAGTGGGCTCGTCAAGGACAAGAGTTGGGCGCGGGAGAAATACTTTTAAATTCGATGGATGGCGATGGCACAAAACAAGGCTTTGATATTGAGCTTTTGACTCTTGTTCGCTCCACGGTGAGTATTCCCGTGATCGCTTCTGGTGGCGCTGGGGCAGCCGAACATTTTCCACCGGCTGTCGCTGCAGGGGCAGACGCAGTATTGGCGGCCTCTATTTTTCATTTCGGTGAAGTGACAATCCCTGAAGTAAAAGCAGCGATTGCTAGGGATGGTTTTCAAGTTCGCGAATGCTCTATCCCGAACAAATAG
- a CDS encoding DM13 domain-containing protein has product MTAKRFQMSRKKISIIAAVLVVIIAVALFVFKPWLLFIDKKVEDQLPTAISSQSSTQTTPSSGDAMERTDKMMAENAAQHRQGTFISHEHKTSGKVDLIVDSDGKKKLVLSNLSTSNGPDVHVWLSKGPVIEGQDGWFVAKDHEHFDVAPIKGNQGNQVYNLPDNINFSDWKSVTLWCEAFNVSFGAAELS; this is encoded by the coding sequence ATGACCGCAAAACGATTCCAGATGAGCCGGAAAAAGATTTCTATCATCGCCGCAGTGCTCGTTGTGATCATCGCTGTAGCACTTTTTGTTTTCAAACCGTGGTTGCTCTTCATTGACAAGAAGGTCGAAGACCAGCTTCCTACTGCGATCTCTTCCCAGAGCTCTACCCAGACCACTCCATCTTCTGGTGATGCCATGGAGCGTACGGATAAGATGATGGCAGAAAACGCCGCGCAGCACCGCCAGGGTACTTTCATCTCCCACGAGCACAAGACAAGCGGCAAGGTTGATCTGATCGTAGACTCCGATGGTAAAAAGAAGCTCGTACTTAGCAACCTCTCCACCTCCAACGGTCCAGATGTTCACGTATGGCTGAGCAAGGGCCCTGTTATTGAGGGCCAGGACGGCTGGTTTGTAGCCAAGGACCACGAGCACTTTGACGTTGCTCCTATCAAGGGTAACCAGGGTAACCAGGTATACAACCTCCCGGACAACATCAACTTCTCTGATTGGAAGTCCGTAACCCTATGGTGCGAAGCTTTCAATGTTTCCTTCGGCGCTGCTGAGCTCTCCTAG
- the trpC gene encoding indole-3-glycerol phosphate synthase TrpC: MPSVFEEIIAGVIEDVAARESVVSFKEIKARSRACEPPRDAIAALLNSGCGVIAEIKRAAPDKGVLAEINSPVGLAKELVAGGASLIACQTERRRFHGSLSEMAEIRNVISVPIMCRDFIVDPYQIHEARCYGADMVPLRVAALDQARMIALIDRIESLGMAALVEVRDTEEASRAVAAGAKIIGVNARDFSTMTLNRLAFAEIAPGLPTDVIRVALSGVRNARELLDYAASGADAVVVGEKIVTAADPCEATRSLVAAGQHPSCPSRG, encoded by the coding sequence ATGCCATCAGTCTTCGAAGAGATTATTGCGGGCGTCATTGAAGATGTAGCTGCGCGAGAATCAGTGGTGTCGTTTAAAGAGATCAAAGCCCGTTCGCGTGCTTGCGAGCCGCCTCGGGATGCAATAGCGGCGCTTCTTAATAGTGGTTGTGGCGTGATCGCTGAGATTAAACGTGCTGCCCCAGATAAAGGCGTTTTAGCAGAGATCAATTCTCCTGTTGGCTTAGCAAAAGAACTTGTCGCCGGGGGCGCTAGTTTGATTGCGTGTCAGACGGAACGGCGAAGGTTCCACGGTTCATTATCTGAGATGGCTGAGATTCGTAATGTGATATCGGTGCCAATAATGTGCCGAGACTTCATCGTGGATCCCTATCAAATTCATGAGGCGCGCTGTTATGGAGCGGACATGGTGCCCTTGCGCGTAGCTGCTTTAGACCAAGCCAGGATGATTGCGCTTATAGATAGAATCGAGTCCCTGGGAATGGCAGCGCTGGTAGAAGTCCGGGATACTGAGGAAGCATCGCGTGCGGTGGCAGCGGGTGCGAAGATCATAGGGGTAAACGCCCGGGATTTCTCAACGATGACGCTCAACCGCCTGGCCTTCGCAGAAATTGCTCCTGGACTTCCCACAGATGTTATTAGAGTTGCATTGTCCGGTGTGCGCAATGCTCGTGAACTCCTGGATTACGCTGCCTCTGGTGCGGACGCGGTGGTTGTGGGAGAAAAAATTGTTACTGCTGCGGATCCGTGCGAAGCGACGCGTTCGTTGGTGGCAGCAGGCCAACATCCATCGTGTCCATCGCGAGGATAA
- a CDS encoding TIGR02234 family membrane protein encodes MAIKPMQSSALIGIGALAVWGASRMAWLGVEAYDDKSGSKSLNINGAMWSTEATAVALVLLAACVASFALRRSGRRLVGIISGLAAAGGAWSPIQLMTTDPDRERVLKLLTSESASGHQKDGAALTGWSEIMQVTTHAPAAALAIIGCAIALFGGLVLAMNPGKDSARKNRYERKQERSQKIHKDLKDAPDSGRVLWDAIDADIDPTVDRGRG; translated from the coding sequence ATGGCGATTAAGCCCATGCAATCGAGTGCCCTTATTGGGATTGGAGCACTAGCGGTCTGGGGTGCGTCACGCATGGCATGGTTGGGCGTAGAAGCATACGACGATAAATCCGGCAGCAAATCCCTCAATATTAATGGTGCTATGTGGAGTACCGAGGCAACCGCCGTAGCTCTTGTCCTCTTGGCTGCATGTGTAGCAAGCTTTGCTTTGCGACGCTCTGGGCGCCGCTTAGTAGGGATAATCTCAGGGCTTGCAGCGGCTGGAGGAGCGTGGTCCCCGATTCAGCTTATGACAACGGATCCAGATCGGGAACGAGTGTTGAAACTATTGACCTCAGAATCGGCATCGGGACATCAAAAAGATGGGGCTGCGCTTACCGGATGGTCAGAGATTATGCAGGTTACAACGCATGCTCCTGCTGCTGCTTTAGCAATCATTGGGTGCGCAATCGCATTGTTTGGGGGATTGGTGCTTGCTATGAATCCGGGAAAGGACTCTGCGAGAAAAAATCGGTACGAGCGAAAACAAGAGCGCTCACAGAAGATACATAAAGATCTAAAGGACGCTCCTGATTCGGGCAGAGTCTTATGGGATGCTATTGACGCTGATATAGATCCCACCGTGGATAGAGGTCGTGGATAG
- the hisI gene encoding phosphoribosyl-AMP cyclohydrolase: MNTADPSTFELEASILQRVKFNDAGLIPAVVQATTGEVLMMAWMDSHALAYTLATRRGTYFSRSRQEYWIKGLTSGNTQKVKELRLDCDGDTILMTVEQHGGACHTGDRTCFDADKLL, from the coding sequence ATGAATACCGCAGATCCAAGTACTTTTGAGCTTGAAGCGTCCATACTTCAACGCGTGAAATTTAATGATGCCGGGCTCATACCGGCAGTTGTCCAGGCGACAACTGGCGAGGTTTTAATGATGGCGTGGATGGATTCACATGCGCTGGCATATACGCTTGCCACACGTCGAGGAACATATTTTTCCAGGTCCCGTCAAGAGTATTGGATCAAGGGACTTACCTCAGGTAACACCCAGAAAGTAAAAGAGCTTAGGCTTGATTGTGATGGAGACACTATTCTCATGACGGTAGAACAACATGGTGGTGCGTGTCATACAGGAGACCGAACCTGTTTTGATGCAGACAAGCTGCTATAG
- the priA gene encoding bifunctional 1-(5-phosphoribosyl)-5-((5-phosphoribosylamino)methylideneamino)imidazole-4-carboxamide isomerase/phosphoribosylanthranilate isomerase PriA: MTFTLLPAVDVVNGQAVRLDQGEAGTEKSYGSPVQSALKWQEQGAQWLHFVDLDAAFNRGTNHDLMAEVVGTLDIKVELTGGIRDDDSLKRALNTGAARVNIGTAALENPEWIGKVLGEYGDRIAVDIAVRNIDGEWRTRGNGWVSDGGDLWEVLERLDAQGCSRFVVTDVFKDGTLAGPNIELLRDVSAATEGKIVASGGISTIADLLDLAQYEDEGIDSAIIGKALYEGRFTLSEALAAV; encoded by the coding sequence ATGACTTTCACACTTCTTCCTGCAGTCGACGTTGTAAACGGGCAAGCTGTCCGCTTGGATCAAGGTGAGGCAGGAACAGAAAAGTCATATGGCTCGCCTGTTCAATCAGCCCTCAAATGGCAAGAGCAAGGTGCACAATGGCTTCATTTTGTGGACCTTGATGCGGCATTCAACCGGGGAACAAATCATGACTTGATGGCTGAAGTGGTGGGAACACTAGATATCAAGGTGGAGCTGACTGGTGGAATCCGTGATGATGACTCATTAAAAAGAGCACTAAATACTGGCGCTGCTCGGGTGAACATTGGAACAGCTGCCCTGGAAAATCCAGAATGGATCGGAAAAGTCCTCGGGGAATACGGTGACAGAATCGCCGTCGATATCGCAGTGCGTAACATCGATGGAGAATGGCGGACGCGCGGCAACGGCTGGGTATCGGACGGCGGAGATTTGTGGGAAGTGCTTGAGCGCCTTGATGCACAAGGTTGCTCGCGGTTTGTAGTAACAGACGTTTTCAAAGACGGAACTCTAGCTGGCCCTAATATTGAATTGTTGCGTGATGTTTCCGCAGCTACAGAGGGGAAAATCGTTGCTTCTGGCGGAATCTCTACTATCGCAGATCTTCTGGATCTTGCACAGTACGAGGACGAAGGAATTGACTCAGCGATTATTGGAAAAGCTCTCTATGAGGGGCGTTTTACTCTGAGCGAGGCACTGGCTGCTGTATGA